One genomic segment of Pseudomonadota bacterium includes these proteins:
- a CDS encoding dimethylsulfoniopropionate demethylase — translation MTSPIIALSRRLRRTPFSPRVEAAGVKGFTVYNHMLLPTAFVSVEDDYRHLKDHVQVWDVSCERQVEIKGPDAARLVQLMTPRDLAKARVGRCFYVPLVDETGGMINDPVALKLAEDRYWLSIADSDVVLWGKGLATGMGLDVSVEEPDVSPLGVQGPKADDLMARVFGDAVREIRFFGFALLDFRGHPLIVARSGWSKQGGFEIYLDDFSLGLDLWDALMEAGKPLNVRAGCPNLIERIEGGLLSYGNDMTYENNPFECGLDRFCNLDAPTEFLGRDALQAVHDKGPDRLIKGIRIDGEPVPACVDIWSVAVDGASVGIVTSAAWSPDLSTNVAFAMLERGHWDVGHEVAVETPTGTRSGTVADIPFI, via the coding sequence ATGACATCACCGATCATCGCCCTATCGCGCCGCTTGCGCCGCACGCCGTTTTCGCCGCGCGTCGAAGCCGCCGGTGTCAAAGGGTTCACCGTCTACAACCACATGCTTCTGCCGACCGCCTTCGTCTCGGTCGAGGACGACTACCGGCATCTCAAAGACCACGTGCAGGTCTGGGATGTCAGCTGCGAACGTCAGGTCGAGATCAAGGGGCCGGACGCCGCGCGCCTGGTGCAGTTGATGACGCCGCGGGATCTGGCAAAGGCGCGGGTCGGACGCTGCTTCTATGTTCCGCTCGTCGATGAGACCGGCGGGATGATCAACGACCCCGTCGCGCTGAAGCTGGCCGAAGATCGGTATTGGCTGTCTATCGCCGATTCCGACGTCGTCCTGTGGGGCAAGGGGCTTGCTACCGGCATGGGGCTCGACGTCAGCGTCGAGGAGCCGGACGTCTCGCCGCTCGGCGTGCAGGGACCAAAGGCCGACGACCTGATGGCCCGCGTGTTCGGCGATGCCGTGCGCGAGATCCGCTTCTTCGGTTTCGCCCTCCTCGACTTCCGTGGCCACCCCCTGATCGTCGCGCGCTCGGGCTGGAGCAAGCAGGGCGGCTTCGAGATCTATCTCGACGACTTCTCGCTCGGCCTCGACCTGTGGGACGCCCTGATGGAGGCGGGCAAGCCGCTCAACGTCCGCGCCGGCTGCCCCAACCTGATCGAGCGCATCGAAGGCGGTTTGCTGTCCTATGGCAACGACATGACCTACGAGAACAACCCGTTCGAATGCGGCCTCGACAGGTTCTGCAATCTCGACGCACCGACCGAGTTTCTGGGGCGCGACGCGCTTCAGGCCGTCCACGACAAGGGCCCGGATCGCCTGATCAAAGGCATCCGCATCGACGGCGAGCCGGTACCCGCCTGCGTCGACATCTGGTCGGTCGCTGTCGACGGCGCCAGCGTCGGCATAGTGACATCCGCCGCCTGGTCACCCGACCTCAGCACCAATGTCGCCTTCGCCATGCTGGAGCGTGGCCACTGGGATGTCGGGCACGAGGTCGCGGTCGAGACGCCGACGGGAACACGGTCCGGCACCGTCGCCGACATTCCGTTTATCTAG